The nucleotide sequence TTCTCTTTTGAGGTAAGTAATAAGGCGAATAAGATTGAAATTAAAGATGCAGTTGAGTCTGCTTATGGTGTTTCAGTAACTTCTGTTCGTACGATAAATGTCCGCCCAGATCGAAAAACTAGATTTACAAAATCTGGTATGATCACTGGTAAAACTAAGGCTTACAAAAAAGCTATGGTACAGGTGGCGGAAGGTGAAACTATTGATTTATATAGTAATCTTTAAGACTAAACAATGTCAGTAAGAAAATTAAAACCAATTACTCCTGGTCAGCGTTTTAGAGTAGTTAATGGGTTTGACGCCATTACTACTGATAAGCCGGAGAAGTCTTTACTTGCTCCGATCAAAAAATCAGGTGGTAGAAACAGTCAAGGAAAAATGACCATGCGCTATAAAGGTGGTGGTCATAAGAGACGTTACAGAATTGTAGACTTCAAGCGAGAAAAGCATGGAGTACCTGCAACTGTAGCTTCGATTGAGTATGATCCAAACAGAACGGCCTTTATCGCTTTATTGAATTATCAGGATGGTGAAAAAAGGTATGTTATTGCTCAGAATGGTCTTCAGGTAGGTCAAAATATAGTTTCGTCTAACGAAGCTTCTGCTCCTGAAATTGGTAACGCAATGCCGTTAGCAAATATACCATTGGGTACCATTATTTCTTGTATCGAGTTGAGAGCTGGTCAAGGAGCTGTTATGGCGAGAAGTGCTGGAGCATTCGCTCAGTTGTTAGCAAGAGAAGGAAAGTATGCGACTGTAAAGTTGCCTTCTGGAGAAATCAGAAGAATTCTTTCTGTTTGTTTAGCAACAATTGGTGCTGTGTCTAATAGTGATCATCAGCTTCAAATTTCTGGTAAGGCCGGTAGAAAACGCTGGTTAGGTATCAGACCAAGAACAAGACCTGTAGTGATGAACCCAGTCGATCACCCAATGGGTGGTGGTGAAGGTAGAGCATCAGGAGGTCACCCACGTTCAAGAAAAGGTTTGCCTGCTAAAGGTTTCAAAACCCGTTCTAGAACAAAAGCGAGTAATAAATATATTGTAGAACGTAGAAAGAAATAATAGAGTATGGCACGTTCATTAAAAAAAGGACCTTTCGTTCACTATAAATTAGAGAAAAAGGTAGCTGATAACGTAGATTCTGGAAAAAAAGCGGTGATTAAGACTTGGTCTAGAGCCTCGATGATTACTCCAGACTTCGTAGGACAAACAATAGCTGTTCATAACGGTAAACAATTTGTTCCTGTTTATGTTACTGAGAATATGGTAGGTCATAAATTAGGTGAATTTTCACCAACACGTTCTTTTAGAGGGCATGCTGGTGCTAAAAATAAAGGTAGAAAATAATTGAAGCTATGGGAGTTCGTAAAAAAGAAAGAGCAGAGCAAATAAAAGAAGCTAAGAAGCACATGGCTTTTGCTAAGTTGAATAACTGCCCTACTTCACCTAGAAAAATGCGATTAGTTGCAGATTTAGTAAGAGGTGAAAAAGTAGAAAAAGCGCTTCAAATTTTAAAATTCAATCAAAAAGAAGCTTCTTCTCGTTTAGAGAAATTGTTATTATCTGCTATTGCAAATTGGCAGGCTAAGAATGAAGATGCTAGTATTGAAGATGCTGAATTAGTTGTGAAAGAGATTCGTGTTGACGGTGGAAGTATGTTAAAAAGACTTCGTCCAGCGCCACAGGGTCGTGCACATAGAATTAGAAAGAGATCCAATCACGTAACATTAGTGCTTGGCGAAAAAAATAATACACAAAGCTAAGAAGAGTATGGGACAGAAAACAAATCCAATCGGTAATCGCCTTGGTATCATAAGAGGATGGGAATCCAACTGGTACGGAGGAAATGACTACGGTGATAAATTAGCCGAAGACGATAAGATTAGAAAGTACATCCATGCTCGCCTCTCTAAAGCGAGTGTATCTAGGGTAATCATTGAGCGTACCCTTAAGCTTGTAACCGTTACTATCACTACTGCTAGACCTGGTATTATTATCGGGAAAGGTGGTCAAGAGGTAGACAAGCTTAAAGAAGAGCTTAAGAAGATCACAGACAAAGAAGTTCAGATCAACATCTTTGAAATTAAGAGACCAGAACTTGATGCTCACTTAGTGGGTGCAAGTGTAGCAAGACAGATAGAGAATAGAATCTCTTACCGTCGTGCTATAAAAATGGCTATTGCGGCTGCAATGAGAATGAATGCGGAAGGTATAAAAATCGAAATTTCAGGTCGTTTAAACGGAGCTGAGATGGCGCGTTCAGAATCTTACAAAGATGGAAGAATTCCTTTGTCTACTTTTA is from Zunongwangia endophytica and encodes:
- the rpsS gene encoding 30S ribosomal protein S19, whose translation is MARSLKKGPFVHYKLEKKVADNVDSGKKAVIKTWSRASMITPDFVGQTIAVHNGKQFVPVYVTENMVGHKLGEFSPTRSFRGHAGAKNKGRK
- the rplB gene encoding 50S ribosomal protein L2; protein product: MSVRKLKPITPGQRFRVVNGFDAITTDKPEKSLLAPIKKSGGRNSQGKMTMRYKGGGHKRRYRIVDFKREKHGVPATVASIEYDPNRTAFIALLNYQDGEKRYVIAQNGLQVGQNIVSSNEASAPEIGNAMPLANIPLGTIISCIELRAGQGAVMARSAGAFAQLLAREGKYATVKLPSGEIRRILSVCLATIGAVSNSDHQLQISGKAGRKRWLGIRPRTRPVVMNPVDHPMGGGEGRASGGHPRSRKGLPAKGFKTRSRTKASNKYIVERRKK
- the rplW gene encoding 50S ribosomal protein L23, with protein sequence MSILIKPIITEKATAESELRNCFSFEVSNKANKIEIKDAVESAYGVSVTSVRTINVRPDRKTRFTKSGMITGKTKAYKKAMVQVAEGETIDLYSNL
- the rpsC gene encoding 30S ribosomal protein S3 translates to MGQKTNPIGNRLGIIRGWESNWYGGNDYGDKLAEDDKIRKYIHARLSKASVSRVIIERTLKLVTVTITTARPGIIIGKGGQEVDKLKEELKKITDKEVQINIFEIKRPELDAHLVGASVARQIENRISYRRAIKMAIAAAMRMNAEGIKIEISGRLNGAEMARSESYKDGRIPLSTFRADIDYALVEAHTTYGRLGVKVWIMKGEVYGKRELSPLVGLAKKQGGKGSARGGNKSRRRK
- the rplV gene encoding 50S ribosomal protein L22, which encodes MGVRKKERAEQIKEAKKHMAFAKLNNCPTSPRKMRLVADLVRGEKVEKALQILKFNQKEASSRLEKLLLSAIANWQAKNEDASIEDAELVVKEIRVDGGSMLKRLRPAPQGRAHRIRKRSNHVTLVLGEKNNTQS